The sequence below is a genomic window from Nostoc flagelliforme CCNUN1.
ATTTTCTGGTTGCAGTGGCAGCTATTTAATTATCTTAAAATTCTCAATTGTAAGATATCTTTCTTCATCAGCTATCTGACTGTTGTAATCAATATCAATTTGGGTTGGATAACCGAATCTAGCATTGTACCGCACATTCAGACTGAAGGCTTTACGGTTGATAGCATCTTGAATCACATCAAACAGCTTAGGAATTGTGTTGTAATTTTGAAAGAATTCTGGATTAACTGCTTGACCTGTAGCTACAGAAGTGATAGAAGTTGTTTGACCATTACGTACTTCAATTACTACTGGCCCCCTAGCATCGCCTATACAAAAGCAACTATTGCTAAGTTCATAACTATAGTTGGAAATATTTTGCTGATTCCAGAAGCGGCGATTAAATTCTAATCGCTTTTCTAATCGCCTTAAATTCAAATTATTTTTCGTTGGCGATTGTGCTATCTCTATGGAAGATTGGGACATTACTGGTAGGTTCAGTCCGAAAGATAGCAATAATCCGGCACTGATAATGATAGGTAAACGCATATCAATCCCTTGAATTTCAAAAGTATTATATATGTATTATAGATGAATTTATCTACTTAGGGAGATCCAACAAATAAAATGCCCAGCCGTCGCTTTCGCCTTGAGGGCGAAAGCGCCTAGATATATCGGTTGTGCCAAAAATATTATTGATACGGCTGGGCATTTTATTTTCTGGAAGTGCCTTATCCACATAACGTGAAAAGTCAGGCCCCTTAAGAGCTAGCGTTGGAGAGTAAGACTCAAAGCCTCTTTCCTAAAAGGAGAGAGGTTTGGAGAGAGGTTAAAGTGTATTGCATCCAAACAAGAGCGCTATATTTAAGTACACTTTATATTTTTATTAAAATTCATCAGTGGGTAGCCAAGGGCAAATAGCAAATTTATGACTCTACGGAACTGGTTGGTGAGTGTAATCTATAGCTAAATCAGATCCGATGCGTTGGCGCAGCCCGCACTTCTCTTCTTAGGCTGCGCCCTAAGCGTAGCTATGCCGCAGGCTTTACGGCATACTTCGACTGCGCTCAGTACAAGAGGCTCAGTAACCACCGTAGGCATCGCATACGTGCGAAAATATTTTCTCTATGCTGTAGAATCTTTACTGTAAAAAACAAATATGAATGAGCCACAAACTTGGTATATTGTCAAGCATTCTGCTGGTAACTGCAAAATTGTCCCCAGCAACAAAGCTGAAGACGATAATCTAGAGATTATAGAACAGTGGGGGCCTTTTAGTTCGCAAGAAGAAGCGATCGCTCGGCGTGTCGGACTTATTAGGGCAGGAAAGTGCCAACCAGTTTAAGTTAGGAGTTAGGAGTTCACAATGATTGTTTTTATTCCTAACTCCTCACTATTCACTCCTAACTTTATTCCTAACTCCTCACTATTCACTCCTAACTTTATCCTTAACTCCTCACTATCCACTTCTAACTTTATTCTTAACTCTTCATTTTTCTGCTGTGGCTGCGCCCTGAGCAGCAATTTTTTTACCTATCACGTCCACTGCTTTAGCAAATTGAGGGTCTTTTAGGGTAGCGAGTTTGTCACGTTCGTTGAGCCACAAATCCTGTCGCTGGGCATCTGTCAAATCCACTTTCACATCTGGATCAATACCATGCTTATTAATATCTCTATCATTAGGCGTATGGTATTTAGCAATTGTCACCGCTAATCCTGAGCCATCTTCTAAGGGACGTACCGATTGCACTAATCCCTTACCAAAGGTTTGAGTTCCCACCAAAGTAGCACGTTTGTTGTCCTGCAACGCTCCTGAAAGGATTTCGCTGGCACTGGCTGAACCTTTATCCACTAATATTACCAACGGTTTATTTGTCAGAGCGCGTCCGTTTGCCACTTCTCGCTCTCGCTCACCTTGGCGGTCAATGGTAGAAACAATTGTGCCTTTATTCAGCCACATCCGGGCAATGTCTACACTGGAGAAGAGTAAGCCACCTGGATTACCACGCAGATCAAGGATATATCCAGCTACTCGTTTGCTTTCTAAATCTTTGATAGCGGTTTGCATTTCTTTACTAGCATTAGCGCTGAACTGGTTCAGACGAATGTAGCCAAGGTTACCTGCTGGAGTTTTCTTTTGGGAAAATTTAACTGGATGAATTTCAATCCGCGCCCTTTTGATGTCAAACTGTTTTGTCTGACCATTGCGCTGAATCGTTAAGCTGACTTTCGATCCTGCTTCACCTCGGATTAGGGATACTGCCTGATTAGTATCCATCCCCTTGGTATTTTTGCCGTCGATTTTGAGGATGACATCTTTTGCCAAAACACCAGCTTTAAAAGCTGGTGTATCTTCGATGGGCGCAATTACAACCAATTGCTTGGTTTTTTCATCCTGGCTGATCGTGATCCCAATCCCTGTCAATTCTCCAGAGGTATCCACTTGCATATTCTTGAATTCCGCTGGGTCCATAAACCGGGTGTATGGGTCTTCTAGCTTTTTGAGCATTTCCCGAATGGACTTATACGCTTCTTGCGGATTACTGTAGGACTTGCTTAAGTACTCCTTACGAACAGCCTGCCAATCTACCTGATTAAAAGTACCGTCTACATATTGGCGTTGAACAATTTGCCAAACTTCATCTACTAATTCTTTGGGACTTGCTTTAAATAAAGCCTGACCTCGCGAATGAATGCCAAGGCTAGTAACAGCGATCGTGGAGAGTGTCACTGCCGTAGCACCCAAAACAAGCCTACTTTTTGTAATCACCATAATGACAGCTGCGTCAGAGGGAAAATATATAGTCAGTATGCTCAATCTAACACAGGCTACCACTGTACAGACCGAGTATGTATCCTTAATTTAAACAAAATACTTGACAATCAGACGAACTTGGTAGTTAAAAGATACAAAGTTTTTGGGCATTGGGCATTGAGCATTAGGAAGAGGACTTGGGGACAAGGAGAAAGACTTGTTGCAAGTTCTCACCTCTTGTCTACCTTCTCCCCAATTCTCCCTCATCTCCTTCATCTCCCCCTGCTCTCCTTACGGTTCTACCCAGCGTTCATCTCCTTTAATGAGGTTAATTAATTCCTCTACACCTTTATCTTCTGGGACTTTTTTAATTTCCTCTCTGCCACGATACAGAGAAATATAACCAGGTGTTTTGCCAACATAACCATAGTCGGCATCCGCCATTTCTCCGGGACCATTGACAATACAACCCATAACCGCTATATCAAGACCAGTTAAGTGTTTAGTGGCTTCCCGAACTTTGTGCAGCACTTCCTCTAGGTTAAACAAAGTGCGTCCACAGGAAGGACAAGCAACATATTCCACCATCGTTTTTCGCAATCCCAAAGCTTGGAGAATGCTGTAACAGACGGGAATTTCTTTTTCTGGTGCTTCTGTAAGTGACACGCGAATTGTATCGCCAATGCCATCAGCAAGTAAGGTAGCAATACCAGCCGTGGATTTAATTCGCCCGTATTCGCCATCACCGGCTTCCGTAACGCCTAAATGTAGCGGATAATCCATACCCAGTTCATCCATGCGCTTGGCTATAAGACGATAGGCGGCTAGCATCACTGGTACTCGTGAGGCTTTCATGGAAATTACCAAGTTGCGGAAATCCAAGGATTCACAGATGCGAATGAATTCTATGGCAGATTCCACCATGCCTTCTGGTGTGTCACCGTAGGTAAATAGCATCCTTTCAGCGAGGGAACCGTGATTTACCCCAATTCGCATCGATTTACCTTGATCGCGCAAAGAAACTACTAGAGGTTCTAGGGTTTCGCGGATTTTTTCGCCAATTTCGTCAAATTCGGCTTTAGTATACTCGGTTCGATTGACGTTGGGCTTTTCAAAGACATATAACCCCGGATTAATCCGCACTTTTTCTATGTGCTTGGAGACTTCCAGAGCGATTTTTAGCCCATTGTGATGGACATCAGCCACAATGGGCACGTCTTGGTAAGTTTTTATTAATTTTTGTTTGATTTCTGCTAATGCTTTAGCATGAGCCATACTCGGCACTGTGACACGGACAATTTCGCAGCCAATTTCGTGCAGACGACGAATACCAGCCACGGAACCATCAATATCAAGGGTGTCTTCGTTAATCATTGACTGCACTACAACAGGGTAGCCACCGCCAATGGTGACATTTCCCACCTTTACGGGACGGGTTTTACGCCGCTTGATAGTTGTATCAAAGGTAGATTGACTGGATGTAGTATTTGAAGTATCTACTATGGGCAGAGTTTGCATAACCTGATTAGGTAAATTTGCTGTCGTTAAAATATCAGATTTGATAAATCTCTGTTTCCCAGATTGCCACAGCTAGGACTTTTTTGGACGATTAATATAGAAAAAAAATGGAGAATGAGACAAGCAAAGAAATAAAGAGCAATTGAGGAGTTTTGCTTATTTGTAAAGATATGCAGCTTAAAAATATTTTAAATGAGTAGCTTGAGTAGCGATCGCTCTCTTACTGAGTTATAAATACTACTAATACATGGTAATTTTATGACCCAACCTGCAATAGCTGTAATTCACTCAATTCCTGATGGTGCGGCTTTAATTACCACTGTACTCTGTGAGTATTCAATTCCCAAGCCTCATAGCTGTAAGTTATACAAACGAGGTCTAAACGATACTTACCTAGTGACAACCGAGAGAGAAAACTATATTTTGCGAGTTTATCGACGTGGGTAGAGGAATAAAGAAGAAATTGATTTTGAACTGGAATTACTACTATTTTTGCATGAGCAAAAACAGCCAGTTGCATACCCTATTGCTAGAAAAAATGGAAGCTTTACTACAAATATTTTAGCGCCTGAAGGCGTGCGCTATATAGCAGTATTTAATTACGCACCTGGACACGCAACTGATGACAAAATTGTTTAGCCTGTCTAAATCCGCAATTACGCTCTCTGGTTGAGCAACCTTTTTGAGAAAACTTGGGGATTGAAATTATAGATGTTATTACAGAATAAAAGCGGCTGTAATTATGAACACCCAAATAACACCCCAACTACCAATTCCCCCACACTTTAACCCTGAAGAAGTGGGCGAAGTCTGGCGCGTATCTTACCAAGAACGTGCCGTCGAAGCTGAAATCTGGGCAAAACAACACGATATTAAACCTGCATCTTCTGATAAAAGCCGTATTTGCCTACTGTTAATTGATGTCCAAAACACCTTCTGTATTCCAGGATTTGAATTATTTGTAAGTGGAAAATCTGGTACTGGAGCAGTGGATGATAACGTGAAATTGTGTGAATTTATATATCAGAATTTGGGAGTAATTACAAAGATTGTACCTACTCTAGATACCCACACGGCAACGCAAATCTTCCATCCTATTTTTTGGGTGAACGCCGCCGGAGAACATCCTACTCCAGCAGCGACTAACATTACCCCAACAGACATCGAACAAGGTATTTGGAAAGTTAATCCAGCAGTTGCTGACAGTGTTACAAATGGGGATTATGAATTATTAGAAAAACATACTTACCATTATGTTAAGCAACTCAGTCAAGATGGTAAATATCCCCTGACAGTTTGGCCTTATCATTCTATGTTGGGTGGTATTGGTCATGCTTTAGTTTCATCAGTAGAAGAAGCCATATTTTTCCACGGCATTGCTCGTCAGAGTCAGACGCAATTTGAAATCAAAGGTGAAAATCCCTTAACAGAAAACTATTCCATTTTGCGTCCAGAGGTGTTAGAAGATTTTGAGCAACGTCCACTTGGCCAAAAAAACACGCGCCTGATTAAACAACTTTTAGAATATGATGCAGTAATTATTGGTGGTCAAGCTAAAAGTCATTGCGTAGCCTGGACAATTGACGATTTATTAACGGAAATTAAACAGGTAGATGCCACCCTTGCTCAAAAAATCTATCTCTTAGAAGATTGCACTTCCCCCGTCGTCGTTCCAAATATTGTGGACTATACAGAACAGGCAGATGCAGCATTTGCAAGGTTTGCAGAGGCAGGAATGCAGATTGTAAAATCTAGCGAATTTGGGAATTGGGCATCGGGCATTGGGCATTGAGTTTAGTAATCTCTCTCATCCCCATTCCCTCACTTCTTTAAATAACTTTTTGGATCTTGTGCTACCCAACCCAGAGATGAGCTAGAACGCACTTCAAAATGGAGGTGCGGTTGACTGGAGGTTGGTTGTCCACTAGTGCCTACTGTTCCCAGTAAGTCTCCTTTTTTTAGTTGTTGACCCACAGTAACCTTGATACTGTCAAGCTGGGCATAGCGGCTTTGGAGTCCGCCACTGTGGTTAATAATGACCAACTTGCCGTATGAACCTTGGTCATTAGCAAAGGCTACGGTTCCAGGCGCGATCGCTAGCACATCTGTACCAACTGGTGCTAATAAATCAACACCACTATGGAAGAAAACTTGACTTGTAGCAGGATTAATTTGCCAGCCGTAAGCTAATCCCACATTTCCCACTTCCCCCAAAGGATAGCCAGACAGGGATGCACGATTTGGCGTACCTGCATTAGTAGGTACAGGGGACTTAGTTACAACACCATTGGGCGACCAATTTACCCCCGGAACAAACACAACTCTGGGATCTTGTTGGCAGCCATTCACCTCAAAAAGGCTATCAGCACGAACTTTGTATTGTGCTGCCACTTGTCGCCAAGTTTGACCGCGAGGTACTTCGACGACAATCCCATTGTAGGGAGGAATCTGAAGTACACTACCAACGGTTGCGATCGCACCGCTCTGCAAAGCTGGATTCATGCCGATAATAGTTGTAGGTATGAGATTGTAGCGCTGGGCTATGCTCTCCAAAGTTTCGCCACGAACAACTTTATGGCGTTGGAAGCGAGATAGGGCTGGAGTTGGGCAACCACCCACAGCAGCCTTGGCGCTGTTGATGTTTGGCTGTATTGATACTAAGCTCAAGGCGCTAACTAAGCTACAGAGAATCAGTTGACGAAAGGGTAAAGTCATGTATACAGGTCAAGATCGCATTATTAAATTTTAGATGGGAAGAGTGGGGAGTGGGGAGTGGAAGGGCAGGGAGAGCAGGGGAAAATGAGGCAGACAAGAAGAATAACCAATGCCCAATGCCCAATGCCCAATGCTCCATGCCCAATTCCTCGTAAATTGATCTGTCCACTTGCCGTTAGCTTGACTACACTTAGAAATTAGCAACTGCATTTCTGTCCTTAAGCAGAATGATTATGAAGTTATCCTTAAAGCAACTGGCGGTTTATGTATTTTTACTGGCGTTTGGCTGTGGTGCAGGTTTATTTGGCAGTCGCTATCTCCTGCTCAAAAATTCTTCGTTCCAACAGTTAAAAAATGTAACAATGGCTTCGCCTCCAGAATCTGTAGTGCCAAATTCTTCTAACGGAGTGATTGGGGCTACTGGGGGCGATAATGTGAATTTTATTGCGACGGCAGTGCAAAAAGTTGGGCCGGCTGTGGTGCGAATTAATGCCACTCGCAAAGTTGCCAATCCTATCTCTGACGCTTTGAAAAATCCCCTCTTGCGGCGATTTTTTGGAGAGGATGAGCAACCAATTCCTCAAGAACGCATTGAGCGGGGTACAGGATCGGGATTTATTTTGAGCGAAGATGGAGACTTACTCACCAACGCTCATGTAGTAGCAGATACAGATACAGTACAAGTCACCCTCAAAGATGGCCGGAGTTTAGAGGGGAAGGTGGTAGGAGTTGATTCGGTGACAGATGTGGCGGTGGTAAAAATAAAAGCGGATCATTTACCGACGGTGAAGCTGGGGAATTCGCAAAACTTAATACCAGGACAATGGGCGATCGCGATTGGCAATCCTCTAGGTTTAGATAATACTGTCACTATCGGCATCATTAGCGCTACAGATCGCACCAGCACTCAAGTTGGTGTCCCAGATAAGCGAGTCAGCTTTATCCAAACTGATGCCGCAATTAACCCTGGTAATTCTGGTGGCCCCTTGTTAAACGCCCAAGGCGAAGTGATTGGTGTTAACACTGCCATCCGCGCTGATGCTCAAGGACTCGGTTTCGCCATCCCCATTGAAACCGCCGCCCGCATCGCTAATGAACTTTTTACCAAAGGGCGTGTGGAACATCCCTTCTTGGGTATTGAAATGGCAGACCTTTCTCCCATCAGAAAAAAGCAGATTAATCAAGAAAATCAACTGAACATTCAGCAGGAAGCTGGGATTGTGATTAAAGGAGTCACAGATGATTCCCCAGCCAAGCGTGGAGGACTGCTTCCTGGAGACGTGATTCAAAAAGTTAACGGTAAACCAGTCAAAATCTCAGCCCAAGTTCAGAAGCTGGTAGAGTCCAGCAAAGTTGGGGACATAATAGCTATCGAAGTCAACCGTAACGGTAAAATTCAAACCTTCAAAGTACAATCAGGAGCTTATCCTGAAACGAAGTAGTCAAAATAATTCATAATTGATAATTCGTAATTCGTAGTTGCAAGACGCTGGCAGACTGTCTTGTTAACCACTGAATTTTTAATTTAGTGTGGGCTGCTATACCCTTTTTAATTACGAATTACGAATTACGAATTAGTACTTATTTGGTCAATAGTCCCAGAATATTTGACTACTGACTATTGATTATTGACCATTAGACAAATGCTCTAACTGCATTCTTTGTTCCATCTGGCGCAGAAAATACCCTGTCATCATGGCCGACGCTAGAAGCCCAGCTAAATTCTCCCGATCTGTTGTGATTTGCACGTTGAAACTTTCTGGCGGGAGCATTCCCACAAGCCCTTGGACATTTTGCGAGATGATTTGTTTAATTTCAGGGCTGGCGGACTGAGCAATCCTCGCTAAAACATCAGGAGACTGATGCTGTAGATATTTGAGTAACTGATTGGGGTATTGCTCAGAGTGGTCGGAAAGAAGTTGATTAGGGTGTTCCTCAGAGTTGTCATTTAAAAAGTCAGGATTAAACACCATTGGCAGTTTTATTTAGCTTAATTGCTAACTCTACTCTAAACCATAGTACAAGGGTAGCGCATTCACCACAGGTATAAGTCAAGAGGAGGGGGAATGGGGAATGGGGAATGGGGCACTGTTTATTCTCTTTGTCTCCCTCATCCCCCTCATCCCCCTCATCTCCCTCATCCCCCACTCCCTACTCCCTACTCCCCACTCCCCACTCCCTCCAGTTCTAGTTCTAGTTCTAGTTGTTCTTCCTTCTGGCTACTGGAAAGTATTTGCGGGAGTTGCTCTATTTGAAAATATTGATGAAATTTTGGGGTTACTTGCAGTGAATAGGAGCGAGAATCGCTGTCTCGACGCTTGCGGATGAAACCAAGTTCTACAAGTTCTGGAACGTGCTGATATACTCCTGAACCGCGCAGGTTAATCAAGTCGCTCTGGAGTATGGGACTATTAAGGGCGATCGCAGCTAAAGTCCGCAATGCACCTACACCTAATTCTACTGGTATCATCGTTTGCACTAAGTCATGAAAATCAGACCGTAGTTGCAAACTGTAACCATCTGAAGTTTCTACTACCTCTAAGGCGCTATCTCGGTGAGCATAGTTGTCCATTAGTTCAATTATGCCTTCTTTGACAGTGGCGCGATCGCACGCGGCATACTCGGCGATTTCGCCGAGCGACAAGGGTTTGCCCTTTAAATACAGAATTGCTTCTATCTTCGTCGCTGTGGCTGTAATCATTTAGTCATTAGTCATTGGTCATTGGTGATTAGTCATTAGTCATTCGTCATTAGTACATGACAACTAATAATCAACAAGTGTGTGGCATCATATCGTAAATTGTCAAAATATTGTTTGATACTCTCAAATTGGGGATTGGGCATGGGGCACTTGTACTGAGCGAAGTCGAAGTATTGGGTATCGGGCAGGAGGCAGAAGTTCTTTAATTTTGAATTTTGAATTTTGAATTGATTTCTCCCCACTTTCTCAAAAGCCTCTAGTTGTGAGAATAAATTCTGCGATCGCTAAATCTTGGGGAGTTGTCACTTTTAAATTTGTCTCTTCTCCCTCGACAATTCGCACTTCAATACCGCACTTTTCAAATAGAGCCGCGTCGTCAGTTACTTCCCAACCTTGACGGACACCTTCAGCGTGGCACTGTTTCAACAACTTGACATCAAAACCTTGGGGAGTTTGTGCCGCCCATAATTGCCGTCTATCAGGTGTTTTTTGAATTATGCGTTGTTCATCGACAACTTTAATGGTGTCTTTGACGGGTACACCAGCAATTAAACCCGGACAATCGCGAATGGCTTGGGCACAAGAGTTAAATAAATCCGGTGTGGCCAGGCATCTAGCCCCATCATGAATCAACACTTGTTCTGCGGCTACTGGTAGCGCCTGCAAGCCATTGTAAACAGATTCTTGACGGGTGGAACCACCTGTAATCAATTCCACTGGTTTAGTCAGCTTCAGATCGGCGAGAATTGCGTTGAAGTCTGGCCAATCGGTAGGCTGAGAAATAATTCCGATCCAACTGATTGTATTGGCGGCTTCTGCGGCTAATAGAGTCCAGGCAATAATTGGTTGCGATCGCACGAGTAGCAGGAGTTTATTGCGGTTACTCCCCATTCTTTTTCCGGTTCCCGCAGCTGGAATTAGTAAATACACAGAATTCCTCAATCTTTAAGCTATATATTTTCCCCTAAAATAGGGAGCGAGTAAGCGTCAATAAATATTATGCGAGTAGTAGCCCTTGTACCTGGCGGAATTGGCGACCAAATTCTCTTTTTTCCGACTCTAGATGACCTCAAGCGCAATTACCCTAACGCTCAGATAGATGTTGTTGTTGAACCCCGGTCAAAGGCTGCCTACCGAGTGAGCAAGTCAGTTCACGAGGTACTGCCCTTTGATTTTCAAGACCGTAACAGTCTGGCAGATTGGGGTAACTTGGTGGGGACAATTCGCGATCGCGAATACGATGTTGCCATTGCTGTTAAGCAAAATTGGTTGATGGGTCTTTTAGTCTGGTTGACAGGAATTACCACACGCATTGGCTACCAAGGCAAAGGAGCGGTTTTTCTTACCAACGCTGTGCCATTCAAACCATCCCAGTATGCGGCGGCATTATATCATGATTTGCTGCAACCATTAAGCATAAAAACCCCTGTCCCAGAATTAGCAGTAAATGTGCCAAAAACAGATATTGACTGGGCAGAAAAGGAACAAAAACGCTTAGGGGTGCATGAAACAGGTTATATCTTGATTCATGGCGGTTCTGGCCAGTTATCCCAGGCTAAAGAACTGGATAAAATCTACCCTGTGGAGAAGTGGCACCAAATTATTCAAAGCTTCCAAGAGAAGCAACCGGATCTGCCTGTGGTGGTCATTAAGGGAGTTGACGATGAGCAGTTTGTGCGATCGCTTTTGGGGTCTTCTCCAGATATCAAAGTGACTGCCCCAAATGATATTGGTAAGTTAGCTGCCATAATTGCCGGGGCAAATCTGATGTTGTCTACTGATAGTGCGGCACTACAACTGAGTGTTGCAGTCCAAACCTATACCATCGCCCTATTTGGACCCACTGATCCAGCTAAGTTGTTGCCGAGAAACGATAAATTCTTGGCCATTGAATCCCCCACAGGAAAAACGGCGGATGTTTCACCAAACGCAGTTTTGGAGAAAATTTGGGGCGGCTAAACCAGCAGTTTGTCTCAATTTCTGCAATTAGTCTATTGGATATCCAATATAGTTATGCGTTTGTTGAATGACCGCAAAACCTGGACGTGACAGCTAGATTTTGCGGTTATTCAGGATTAAAATATCTCAAAAAAAGCATCCTCTAATTCATAACCCAGCATTTGGGCCATAGACTTCAGCCGCGAGAGGCTGGGGATATTTTGTTGTTTGAGCCAATCACCTAAAATAAAGATTTTGTGCATCAAGAATATTTCTAAGGCTTCAGGATTGTACTGAATGCCTTCTTTGGAACTGAACTGGTGTGGTACAAGCATGGCGCTATAACGAGCAAATTCTCCAGCTTTCCAATCTAGTAAAAATGGTAACCAGGGGTATTTGGCATCTAGGCGCACAAACCACAGCCGCACCTCTGGAATTTCTGAGAGTTCCCGTGGATCGCCAGGTTCGAGTTCATAATTGATATCAAAGCGTAGCTGCTGTTCATGGGATGCGGCCCCATCTTGCAGCAGTTGTTCAATCACCGTTGACGCAGGCGACAGATCCAGATTGTTAATGAAGTTATTATTGAGTGCGATCGCAATTGTCTTTGATTCAGCAGCCACTTTTTTGATGCTCAACTGTAGGATCGACAATCTACAGTAGCAGCTTTCAGGGATTGACGCTAGATTAACCTTTAGAAATAAATTAGTATTTACTAATACTTTCTTTGCTGATAATTGGTCAACCCATACAAGGTCTGTACACAAGTTTGAGCTTCTCTAATTTATTTGATACTTTTGCTTAATTTCCGCTCG
It includes:
- a CDS encoding DUF6174 domain-containing protein codes for the protein MRLPIIISAGLLLSFGLNLPVMSQSSIEIAQSPTKNNLNLRRLEKRLEFNRRFWNQQNISNYSYELSNSCFCIGDARGPVVIEVRNGQTTSITSVATGQAVNPEFFQNYNTIPKLFDVIQDAINRKAFSLNVRYNARFGYPTQIDIDYNSQIADEERYLTIENFKIIK
- a CDS encoding DDE transposase family protein — protein: MNEPQTWYIVKHSAGNCKIVPSNKAEDDNLEIIEQWGPFSSQEEAIARRVGLIRAGKCQPV
- the ctpC gene encoding carboxyl-terminal processing protease CtpC, which produces MVITKSRLVLGATAVTLSTIAVTSLGIHSRGQALFKASPKELVDEVWQIVQRQYVDGTFNQVDWQAVRKEYLSKSYSNPQEAYKSIREMLKKLEDPYTRFMDPAEFKNMQVDTSGELTGIGITISQDEKTKQLVVIAPIEDTPAFKAGVLAKDVILKIDGKNTKGMDTNQAVSLIRGEAGSKVSLTIQRNGQTKQFDIKRARIEIHPVKFSQKKTPAGNLGYIRLNQFSANASKEMQTAIKDLESKRVAGYILDLRGNPGGLLFSSVDIARMWLNKGTIVSTIDRQGEREREVANGRALTNKPLVILVDKGSASASEILSGALQDNKRATLVGTQTFGKGLVQSVRPLEDGSGLAVTIAKYHTPNDRDINKHGIDPDVKVDLTDAQRQDLWLNERDKLATLKDPQFAKAVDVIGKKIAAQGAATAEK
- the ispG gene encoding (E)-4-hydroxy-3-methylbut-2-enyl-diphosphate synthase, with the protein product MQTLPIVDTSNTTSSQSTFDTTIKRRKTRPVKVGNVTIGGGYPVVVQSMINEDTLDIDGSVAGIRRLHEIGCEIVRVTVPSMAHAKALAEIKQKLIKTYQDVPIVADVHHNGLKIALEVSKHIEKVRINPGLYVFEKPNVNRTEYTKAEFDEIGEKIRETLEPLVVSLRDQGKSMRIGVNHGSLAERMLFTYGDTPEGMVESAIEFIRICESLDFRNLVISMKASRVPVMLAAYRLIAKRMDELGMDYPLHLGVTEAGDGEYGRIKSTAGIATLLADGIGDTIRVSLTEAPEKEIPVCYSILQALGLRKTMVEYVACPSCGRTLFNLEEVLHKVREATKHLTGLDIAVMGCIVNGPGEMADADYGYVGKTPGYISLYRGREEIKKVPEDKGVEELINLIKGDERWVEP
- a CDS encoding cysteine hydrolase family protein; its protein translation is MNTQITPQLPIPPHFNPEEVGEVWRVSYQERAVEAEIWAKQHDIKPASSDKSRICLLLIDVQNTFCIPGFELFVSGKSGTGAVDDNVKLCEFIYQNLGVITKIVPTLDTHTATQIFHPIFWVNAAGEHPTPAATNITPTDIEQGIWKVNPAVADSVTNGDYELLEKHTYHYVKQLSQDGKYPLTVWPYHSMLGGIGHALVSSVEEAIFFHGIARQSQTQFEIKGENPLTENYSILRPEVLEDFEQRPLGQKNTRLIKQLLEYDAVIIGGQAKSHCVAWTIDDLLTEIKQVDATLAQKIYLLEDCTSPVVVPNIVDYTEQADAAFARFAEAGMQIVKSSEFGNWASGIGH
- a CDS encoding peptidoglycan DD-metalloendopeptidase family protein yields the protein MTLPFRQLILCSLVSALSLVSIQPNINSAKAAVGGCPTPALSRFQRHKVVRGETLESIAQRYNLIPTTIIGMNPALQSGAIATVGSVLQIPPYNGIVVEVPRGQTWRQVAAQYKVRADSLFEVNGCQQDPRVVFVPGVNWSPNGVVTKSPVPTNAGTPNRASLSGYPLGEVGNVGLAYGWQINPATSQVFFHSGVDLLAPVGTDVLAIAPGTVAFANDQGSYGKLVIINHSGGLQSRYAQLDSIKVTVGQQLKKGDLLGTVGTSGQPTSSQPHLHFEVRSSSSLGWVAQDPKSYLKK
- a CDS encoding HhoA/HhoB/HtrA family serine endopeptidase, encoding MKLSLKQLAVYVFLLAFGCGAGLFGSRYLLLKNSSFQQLKNVTMASPPESVVPNSSNGVIGATGGDNVNFIATAVQKVGPAVVRINATRKVANPISDALKNPLLRRFFGEDEQPIPQERIERGTGSGFILSEDGDLLTNAHVVADTDTVQVTLKDGRSLEGKVVGVDSVTDVAVVKIKADHLPTVKLGNSQNLIPGQWAIAIGNPLGLDNTVTIGIISATDRTSTQVGVPDKRVSFIQTDAAINPGNSGGPLLNAQGEVIGVNTAIRADAQGLGFAIPIETAARIANELFTKGRVEHPFLGIEMADLSPIRKKQINQENQLNIQQEAGIVIKGVTDDSPAKRGGLLPGDVIQKVNGKPVKISAQVQKLVESSKVGDIIAIEVNRNGKIQTFKVQSGAYPETK
- a CDS encoding DUF760 domain-containing protein, whose product is MVFNPDFLNDNSEEHPNQLLSDHSEQYPNQLLKYLQHQSPDVLARIAQSASPEIKQIISQNVQGLVGMLPPESFNVQITTDRENLAGLLASAMMTGYFLRQMEQRMQLEHLSNGQ
- the scpB gene encoding SMC-Scp complex subunit ScpB, which encodes MITATATKIEAILYLKGKPLSLGEIAEYAACDRATVKEGIIELMDNYAHRDSALEVVETSDGYSLQLRSDFHDLVQTMIPVELGVGALRTLAAIALNSPILQSDLINLRGSGVYQHVPELVELGFIRKRRDSDSRSYSLQVTPKFHQYFQIEQLPQILSSSQKEEQLELELELEGVGSGE
- the ispD gene encoding 2-C-methyl-D-erythritol 4-phosphate cytidylyltransferase, giving the protein MYLLIPAAGTGKRMGSNRNKLLLLVRSQPIIAWTLLAAEAANTISWIGIISQPTDWPDFNAILADLKLTKPVELITGGSTRQESVYNGLQALPVAAEQVLIHDGARCLATPDLFNSCAQAIRDCPGLIAGVPVKDTIKVVDEQRIIQKTPDRRQLWAAQTPQGFDVKLLKQCHAEGVRQGWEVTDDAALFEKCGIEVRIVEGEETNLKVTTPQDLAIAEFILTTRGF